In the Methanococcus voltae PS genome, one interval contains:
- the fni gene encoding type 2 isopentenyl-diphosphate Delta-isomerase gives MNNYDIEYRKLEHLIVCEHCNVEYKKGTLLNNVELVHNGVSKSSLDDLDTSVELFGKKLDAPIIVAGITGGHAVAKEVNKNIAIAVEEMNLGMGLGSQRAAIAKKGLENTYSVVREHTSSLVIGNLGAVNFTKDNWNYETVKKAVDIIDADAMAIHFNPLQEAIQPEGDTDFRNLDYLSDVIKDYKKYFGNMPFIAKQVGEGFCQKDGLYLDKLGFDAIDVGGSGGTSWSAVEYYRVKDYEHKQLSEKYLEWGIPTAASILDVRKSFSKPLIATGGIRSGIDIAKSLALGANCCGIALPVLKAAMKSSEEVIKLFESLIKELKIAMFLTGCNNINELNSARYIVNGELKNWIN, from the coding sequence ATGAATAATTATGATATTGAATATAGAAAACTAGAACACTTAATAGTTTGTGAACATTGTAATGTAGAATATAAAAAAGGAACTCTCTTAAATAACGTGGAATTAGTTCATAATGGAGTATCTAAAAGCTCTCTAGACGATTTAGATACGTCCGTAGAGTTATTTGGAAAAAAATTAGATGCACCGATTATAGTCGCGGGAATAACCGGCGGACATGCAGTTGCAAAAGAAGTTAATAAAAACATTGCAATCGCAGTCGAAGAAATGAATTTAGGTATGGGATTAGGCTCTCAAAGAGCTGCTATCGCTAAAAAAGGATTGGAAAATACTTATTCGGTAGTACGAGAACATACTTCTTCACTTGTTATAGGAAATTTAGGTGCAGTTAATTTTACGAAGGATAATTGGAATTATGAGACTGTAAAAAAAGCAGTAGATATAATAGATGCAGACGCAATGGCCATACATTTTAATCCACTTCAAGAGGCAATACAACCCGAAGGGGATACGGATTTTAGGAATTTGGACTATTTATCTGATGTAATCAAAGATTATAAAAAATATTTTGGAAATATGCCTTTCATTGCAAAGCAAGTTGGCGAAGGTTTTTGTCAAAAAGATGGATTATATTTGGATAAATTAGGATTTGATGCCATAGATGTAGGTGGAAGTGGTGGTACTTCATGGTCTGCAGTTGAATATTATCGGGTAAAGGATTATGAACATAAACAATTGTCTGAAAAATATTTGGAATGGGGAATTCCTACCGCAGCTTCAATATTGGATGTTAGAAAATCATTTTCTAAACCATTAATCGCCACAGGCGGAATTAGGTCTGGTATAGATATCGCAAAATCTTTAGCTTTAGGTGCAAACTGTTGCGGTATTGCGCTACCAGTTTTAAAAGCAGCGATGAAATCCTCTGAAGAAGTTATTAAATTATTTGAAAGTTTAATCAAGGAACTTAAAATAGCTATGTTCTTAACAGGATGCAATAATATAAATGAACTAAATTCCGCAAGATATATTGTAAACGGAGAGTTAAAAAATTGGATTAATTAA
- a CDS encoding transcription initiation factor IIB: MKTESITQSKKRLEQKKISIVNPEDYSNKNVILEKEEELICPVCNSKNIIKDYERAEIICEVCGCVLQQNLFDVGPEWRAFDHEQRVKRSRVGAPMTYTIHDKGLSTVIDWRNKDSYGKDISADKRAQLYRLRKWQRRIRVSDASERNLAFALSELDRIASKLGLPRNVRENAAVLYRGAVEKGLIRGRSIEGVAAAALYAACRRCKVPRTLDEIAEVSRVDRKEIGRTYRFISRELNIRLAPTNPVDYVPRFASELKLPGEVESKAISILKDAGKKGLTSGRGPTGVAAAAIYIASVLQGTRRTQREVADVAGVTEVTIRNRYKELTEHLDIDVTL, translated from the coding sequence ATGAAAACTGAATCTATAACCCAAAGTAAAAAAAGGCTCGAACAAAAGAAAATATCTATTGTAAACCCCGAAGATTACTCAAATAAAAATGTAATTCTTGAAAAAGAAGAAGAATTAATTTGTCCCGTATGTAATAGTAAAAATATTATAAAGGATTACGAAAGAGCCGAAATAATTTGTGAAGTTTGTGGTTGTGTTTTACAGCAAAATCTATTTGATGTAGGACCTGAATGGAGAGCCTTTGACCATGAACAACGTGTTAAAAGAAGTAGGGTAGGGGCCCCTATGACTTATACAATCCACGATAAAGGTTTATCAACAGTTATTGACTGGAGAAATAAAGATAGTTATGGTAAGGATATTTCCGCCGATAAAAGAGCACAGTTGTATAGATTAAGGAAATGGCAGAGAAGAATTAGAGTTTCAGACGCTTCAGAAAGAAACTTAGCATTTGCATTGTCTGAATTAGATAGAATCGCTTCAAAATTAGGATTACCAAGAAACGTAAGGGAAAACGCAGCAGTATTATATAGGGGAGCAGTTGAAAAAGGATTGATTAGAGGAAGAAGTATTGAAGGAGTAGCTGCAGCAGCATTATATGCCGCATGTAGAAGATGTAAAGTACCTAGGACGTTAGATGAAATAGCTGAAGTATCTAGAGTAGATAGAAAAGAAATAGGTAGAACCTATAGATTCATATCTAGAGAATTAAATATCAGATTGGCACCAACAAATCCTGTGGATTATGTACCTAGATTTGCTTCAGAACTTAAATTACCTGGAGAAGTAGAATCAAAAGCCATATCTATATTAAAAGATGCTGGTAAGAAAGGATTAACTAGTGGTAGAGGACCTACAGGAGTAGCTGCAGCGGCAATATATATTGCAAGTGTTTTGCAAGGTACTAGAAGAACCCAGAGAGAAGTTGCAGACGTAGCGGGTGTAACTGAAGTTACAATAAGAAATAGATACAAAGAACTAACAGAACATTTAGATATTGACGTTACATTATAA
- a CDS encoding Gar1/Naf1 family protein gives MEKIELLHETPKGKLIGLGKNQIPIGSIVGITENKKFLKIGIIYDIFGPITRPYVKIIPDDDAKAELALKNKYVSIKPRNNSKKTYRNKKARKN, from the coding sequence TTGGAAAAAATAGAACTTCTGCATGAAACACCTAAAGGAAAATTAATAGGCCTTGGTAAAAATCAGATTCCTATCGGATCGATAGTAGGAATAACAGAAAATAAAAAATTTTTAAAAATTGGCATCATATACGACATATTTGGCCCTATAACTAGACCTTATGTTAAAATAATACCTGATGATGATGCAAAAGCTGAGTTAGCATTGAAAAATAAATACGTATCAATAAAACCTAGAAATAACTCAAAAAAAACATACCGGAATAAGAAAGCCCGTAAGAATTAA
- a CDS encoding RNase J family beta-CASP ribonuclease, with the protein MQLEVVAIGGYEEVGRNMTAVNIDGEIIIFDMGIRLDRIMIHEDTDISKMHSLNLIEMGVIPDDTVMKNIEGEVKAIVLTHGHLDHIGAVTKLAHRYNAPVIGTPYTLELVKREILSEKKFDVRNPLITLENGNKLEITPNITLEFVKVTHSIPDSTMAVLHTPYGAVVYANDFKFDNFPVVGEKPDYKAIKKVGKQGVVAMISESTRVGYEGKTPSEGVAASLLKNDLLGTDNDKNAVVVTTFSSHIARIKSITDAAVKMGRTPVLVGRSMAKYCGIAQDIGIVKFPKETKICWDPSSIDKTFNTIMKEGKENYLMIVTGHQGEEGAVLSRMVTNKTPFKFEKYDQVVFSADVIPNPMNSAQRYLLEARLKLSGVRLFKGAHVSGHAAKEDHRDILRWLNPEHLIPSHGDFNLTSEYAKLAEEEGYRLGDDVHLLRNGQSLKFERVI; encoded by the coding sequence TTGCAATTGGAAGTAGTTGCCATAGGAGGCTATGAGGAAGTCGGTAGAAATATGACCGCAGTTAATATTGACGGAGAAATTATAATATTTGACATGGGCATTAGATTAGATAGGATAATGATTCATGAAGATACCGATATTTCAAAGATGCATAGCTTAAATTTGATTGAAATGGGTGTTATACCTGACGATACGGTAATGAAAAATATCGAAGGAGAAGTTAAAGCAATAGTATTAACTCACGGACATTTAGACCACATCGGTGCAGTAACGAAATTAGCACATAGGTACAATGCTCCAGTTATTGGAACTCCATACACCTTAGAATTAGTTAAAAGGGAAATATTAAGCGAAAAAAAATTCGATGTTAGAAATCCATTAATAACATTAGAAAATGGTAATAAATTAGAAATTACACCTAATATAACATTAGAATTTGTGAAAGTAACTCACAGTATACCTGATTCCACAATGGCAGTATTACACACACCATATGGTGCAGTAGTATATGCTAATGACTTTAAATTTGATAATTTCCCAGTAGTTGGGGAAAAACCAGATTACAAAGCTATTAAAAAAGTTGGAAAACAAGGCGTAGTTGCAATGATTTCAGAAAGTACTCGTGTAGGTTATGAAGGAAAAACTCCTTCTGAAGGTGTAGCAGCTAGTTTATTGAAAAATGACTTATTAGGTACTGATAATGATAAAAATGCAGTTGTTGTAACTACATTTTCTTCACACATTGCCAGGATTAAATCTATAACTGATGCAGCAGTTAAAATGGGTAGAACACCTGTTTTAGTGGGTAGGTCAATGGCAAAATACTGTGGTATCGCTCAAGATATTGGTATTGTAAAATTCCCAAAGGAAACTAAAATATGTTGGGATCCTTCTTCAATAGATAAGACTTTCAACACAATTATGAAAGAAGGTAAAGAAAATTATTTAATGATTGTAACTGGTCACCAAGGTGAAGAAGGTGCGGTTTTATCAAGAATGGTTACTAATAAAACACCTTTTAAATTTGAAAAATATGACCAAGTTGTATTTTCAGCAGACGTGATTCCTAACCCTATGAATTCAGCACAAAGGTACCTTTTAGAAGCTCGCTTGAAACTTTCTGGCGTTAGACTTTTCAAAGGTGCACACGTATCTGGTCACGCTGCTAAAGAAGATCACAGAGACATACTAAGATGGTTAAACCCAGAACATTTGATTCCATCACACGGTGACTTCAACTTGACTTCTGAATATGCTAAATTAGCTGAAGAAGAGGGTTATAGATTGGGTGACGATGTTCACTTACTTAGAAATGGTCAAAGTTTGAAATTTGAAAGAGTAATTTAA